In Salvelinus namaycush isolate Seneca unplaced genomic scaffold, SaNama_1.0 Scaffold3828, whole genome shotgun sequence, the genomic window ACTAAACTGTGCACCCCCACTCTTCTCTCATCTCTTTTCTTCACTTCATTATTTTCTTCCCTTCATTATGTTCTccactgctctccctctctctctctccatctctctttcctctctccctcccgtattctctctctcctctctgtctctccctccatctctctcctctatctctgtctctctctctgtctctctgtctgtctctctgtctctctgtctctctgtctctctctcctctgtctctctgtctctctgtctctctctcctctatctctgtctctctgtctctctctctgtctctctctctgtctctctctctgtctctctctctgtctctctctctgtctctctgtctctctctctgtctctgtctctctgtctctctctctgtctctctctgtccctcccgtattctctctctcctttctctttcttcctctctcctctctctccgtctccctctctccgtctccctctctccgtctccctctctccgtctctctctctctcctctgtaggcTGACTACATACAGTATTCCAGCACCAGAAAAGCCTgccaactctctgttctgacacacacacttcctctttGTCTGTCTGATCCCTACTTGTGACTGTGATCATGAAGATAGACTGTCTCCACCTGATccctgactgtgactgtgatcaTGAAGATATACTCTGTCTGATCCCTGACTGTGATCATGAAGATAGACTCTGTCTGATccctgactgtgactgtgatcaTGAAGGTAGACTCTGTCTGATCCCTGACTGTGATCATGAAGATAGACTCTGTCTGATCCCTGACTGTGATCATGAAGATAGACTCTGTCTGATCCCTGACTGTGATCATGAAGATATACTCTGTCTGATCCCTGACTGTGATCATGAAGATATACTCTGTCTGATCCCTGACTGTGATCATGAAGATAGACTCTGTCTCATCCCTGACTGTGATCATGAAGATAGACTCTGTCTGATCCCTGACTGTGATCATGAAGATAGACTCTGTCTGATCCCTGACTGTGATCATGAAGGTAGACTGTCTGATCCCTGACTGTGATCATGAAGATAGACTCTGTCTGATCCCTGACTGTGATCATGAAGATAGACTCTGTCTGATCCCTGACTGTGATCATGAAGATATACTCTGTCTGATCCCTGACTGTGATCATGAAGATAGACTCTGTCTGATCCCTGACTGTGATCATGAAGATAGACTGTCTCCACCTGATccctgactgtgactgtgatcgTGAAGGTAGACTCTGTCTGATCCCTGACTGTGATCATGAAGATAGACTCTGTCTGATccctgactgtgactgtgatcaTGAAGATAGACTCTGTCTCATCCCTGACTGTGATCATGAAGATATACTCTGTCTGATCCCTGACTGTGATCATGAAGATAGACTCTGTCTGATccctgactgtgactgtgatcaTGAAGATAGACTCTGTCTCATCCCTGACTGTGATCATGAAGATAGACTCTGTCTGATCCCTGACTGTGATCATGAAGATAGACTCTGTCTGATCCCTGACTGTGATCATGAAGATAGACTCTGTCTGATCCCTGACTGTGATCATGAAGATAGACTCTGTCTGATCCCTGACTGTGATCATGAAGATAGACTCTGTCTGATCCCTGACTGTGATCATGAAGATAGACTCTGTCTGATCCCTGACTGTGATCATGAAGATAGACTCTGTCTGATccctgactgtgactgtgatcaTGAAGGTAGACTCTGTCTGATCCCTGACTGTGATCATGAAGATAGACTCTGTCTGATCCCTGACTGTGATCATGAAGATATACTCTGTCTGATCCCTGACTGTGATCGTGAAGGTAGACTCTGTCTGATCCCTGACTGTGATCATGAAGATAGACTCTGTCTGATCCCTGACTGTGATCATGAAGATATACTCTGTCTGATCCCTGACTGTGATCATGAAGGTAGACTCTGTCTGATCCCTGACTGTGATCATGAAGATAGACTCTGTCTGATCCCTGACTGTGATCATGAAGATAGACTCTGTCTGATCCCTGACTGTGATCATGAAGATAGACTCTGTCTGATCCCTGACTGTGATCATGAAGATAGACTCTGTCTGATCCCTGACTGTGATCATGAAGATAGACTCTGTCTGATCCCTGACTGTGATCATGAAGATATACTCTGTCTGATCCCTGACTGTGATCATGAAGATAGACTCTGTCTGATCCCTGACTGTGATCATGAAGATAGACTCTGTCTGATCCCTGACTGTGATCATGAAGATAGACTCTGTCTGATCCCTGACTGTGATCATGAAGATAGACTCTGTCTGATCCCTGACTGTGATCATGAAGGTAGACTCTGTCTGATCCCTGACTGTGATCATGAAGGTAGACTCTGTCTGATCCCTGACTGTGATCATGAAGATAGACTCTGTCTGATCCCTGACTGTGATCATGAAGATAGACTCTGTCTGATCCCTGACTGTGATCATGAAGATAGACTCTGTCTGATCCCTGACTGTGATCATGAAGATAGACTCTGTCTGATCCCTGACTGTGATCATGAAGATAGAAAAGCAAACAAACATCCTGTGCATAAAAACAACAACTGGTCAATGAGGAGGAGATGATGGTGATGTTGGTGCTGTTGGGTTATTTCTGTGAGGGGGGGTGAGACATGGGTACGTGGGAAGGAGAGTGTCTGTCTGTGGGAAGAGACTTACAGAGAAGCTGAATTACAAAACAGATAATTTCCATGACTCTTTAAGACATTGTGGACATCATTTCCATGACTCTTTAAGACATTGTGGAAATTGTACcatattgtatttatttcatttataaaattatatttttcttTCAAGTTGTGTATATATTGCCATTAAAGATCATTATTGCCATGTTGCTGTGTTTaacctgactgtgtgtgttaaAGGAACTACAGTTCCTTCACAAAGTATTCGTAGTCTTGACctaatccacattttgttgttacagcctgaattataaattgattaaatatatttttctcacccatctacacaaaatCCACCATAATGACAGTCAAAACATGTTTGTGAATTGTTTGCGTATTTATTgtaaatgaaatacataaatatctattttacataagtattcacacccctgagtcaatgcatattagaatcacctttggtaaTGACAGTGAGTCTTTCTGATATTCGCACATGGATTCTATTTAAAATTcttaaagctctgtcaagttggttgttgatcattactagacagtcattttcaagtcaatttgtccaaactgtaactaggccactcaggaacattcaatgtcgttttGTTAAGCAactccttgtgttttaggttattgtcgtGCTGAAATctaaattcatctcccagtgtttgttggaaagcagactgaaccatgtaTTCCTAAACTATTTTACCTGTGccctattccatttctttttacaAAGAATACTCCCTGCCTaagacaagcatacccataacatgatgcagccaccaccatgcttgagaATATAAGTGTCGTACTCGGTGTTGTTGCCAGTAacaacgctttgtattcaggaagtTTTCTtagacacattttttgcagttttactttagtgccttattgcaaacaggatgcatgtttttggaatatttgtattctgtacaggcttccttttcaatTTGTCGTTTAGGTTAGTACTGGGGAGTAACTATAATATACATACTCAGCAAAATATGAAAtgccctctcactgtcaactgtgtttatttttcagcaaacttaacatgtaaatatttgtatgaacataacaagattcaacaactgagacataaactgaacaagttccagagacatgtgactaacagaaatgtaataatgtgtccctgaacaaagggggggtcaaaattaatagtaacagtcagtatctggtgtggccaccagctgcattaagtactgcagtgtatctcctcctcatggactgcaccaaatttgccggttcttgctgtgagatgttaccccacacttccaccaaggcacctacaagttcccagacatttctggggggagtggccctagccctcaccctccgatccaacaggtcccagacgtgctcaatggcattgagatccgggctcttcactggctatggcagaacattgatattcctgtcttgca contains:
- the LOC120040817 gene encoding cysteine-rich, acidic integral membrane protein-like isoform X2: MKIDCLHLIPDCDCDHEDILCLIPDCDHEDRLCLIPDCDCDHEGRLCLIPDCDHEDRLCLIPDCDHEDRLCLIPDCDHEDILCLIPDCDHEDILCLIPDCDHEDRLCLIPDCDHEDRLCLIPDCDHEDRLCLIPDCDHEDRLCLIPDCDHEDRLCLIPDCDHEDILCLIPDCDHEDRLCLIPDCDHEDRLCLIPDCDCDHEDRLCLIPDCDHEDILCLIPDCDHEDRLCLIPDCDCDHEDRLCLIPDCDHEDRLCLIPDCDHEDRLCLIPDCDHEDRLCLIPDCDHEDRLCLIPDCDHEDRLCLIPDCDHEDRLCLIPDCDHEDRLCLIPDCDCDHEGRLCLIPDCDHEDRLCLIPDCDHEDILCLIPDCDHEGRLCLIPDCDHEDRLCLIPDCDHEDRLCLIPDCDHEDRLCLIPDCDHEDRLCLIPDCDHEDRLCLIPDCDHEDILCLIPDCDHEDRLCLIPDCDHEDRLCLIPDCDHEDRLCLIPDCDHEDRLCLIPDCDHEGRLCLIPDCDHEGRLCLIPDCDHEDRLCLIPDCDHEDRLCLIPDCDHEDRLCLIPDCDHEDRLCLIPDCDHEDRKANKHPVHKNNNWSMRRR
- the LOC120040817 gene encoding cysteine-rich, acidic integral membrane protein-like isoform X5, whose product is MKIDCLHLIPDCDCDHEDILCLIPDCDHEDRLCLIPDCDCDHEGRLCLIPDCDHEDRLCLIPDCDHEDRLCLIPDCDCDHEDRLCLIPDCDHEDILCLIPDCDHEDRLCLIPDCDCDHEDRLCLIPDCDHEDRLCLIPDCDHEDRLCLIPDCDHEDRLCLIPDCDHEDRLCLIPDCDHEDRLCLIPDCDHEDRLCLIPDCDHEDRLCLIPDCDCDHEGRLCLIPDCDHEDRLCLIPDCDHEDILCLIPDCDREGRLCLIPDCDHEDRLCLIPDCDHEDILCLIPDCDHEGRLCLIPDCDHEDRLCLIPDCDHEDRLCLIPDCDHEDRLCLIPDCDHEDRLCLIPDCDHEDRLCLIPDCDHEDILCLIPDCDHEDRLCLIPDCDHEDRLCLIPDCDHEDRLCLIPDCDHEDRLCLIPDCDHEGRLCLIPDCDHEGRLCLIPDCDHEDRLCLIPDCDHEDRLCLIPDCDHEDRLCLIPDCDHEDRLCLIPDCDHEDRKANKHPVHKNNNWSMRRR
- the LOC120040817 gene encoding cysteine-rich, acidic integral membrane protein-like isoform X6, with translation MKVDCLIPDCDHEDRLCLIPDCDHEDRLCLIPDCDCDHEDRLCLIPDCDHEDILCLIPDCDHEDRLCLIPDCDCDHEDRLCLIPDCDHEDRLCLIPDCDHEDRLCLIPDCDHEDRLCLIPDCDHEDRLCLIPDCDHEDRLCLIPDCDHEDRLCLIPDCDHEDRLCLIPDCDCDHEGRLCLIPDCDHEDRLCLIPDCDHEDILCLIPDCDREGRLCLIPDCDHEDRLCLIPDCDHEDILCLIPDCDHEGRLCLIPDCDHEDRLCLIPDCDHEDRLCLIPDCDHEDRLCLIPDCDHEDRLCLIPDCDHEDRLCLIPDCDHEDILCLIPDCDHEDRLCLIPDCDHEDRLCLIPDCDHEDRLCLIPDCDHEDRLCLIPDCDHEGRLCLIPDCDHEGRLCLIPDCDHEDRLCLIPDCDHEDRLCLIPDCDHEDRLCLIPDCDHEDRLCLIPDCDHEDRKANKHPVHKNNNWSMRRR
- the LOC120040817 gene encoding cysteine-rich, acidic integral membrane protein-like isoform X7; amino-acid sequence: MKIDCLHLIPDCDCDREGRLCLIPDCDHEDRLCLIPDCDCDHEDRLCLIPDCDHEDRLCLIPDCDHEDRLCLIPDCDHEDRLCLIPDCDHEDRLCLIPDCDHEDRLCLIPDCDHEDRLCLIPDCDHEDRLCLIPDCDCDHEGRLCLIPDCDHEDRLCLIPDCDHEDILCLIPDCDREGRLCLIPDCDHEDRLCLIPDCDHEDILCLIPDCDHEGRLCLIPDCDHEDRLCLIPDCDHEDRLCLIPDCDHEDRLCLIPDCDHEDRLCLIPDCDHEDRLCLIPDCDHEDILCLIPDCDHEDRLCLIPDCDHEDRLCLIPDCDHEDRLCLIPDCDHEDRLCLIPDCDHEGRLCLIPDCDHEGRLCLIPDCDHEDRLCLIPDCDHEDRLCLIPDCDHEDRLCLIPDCDHEDRLCLIPDCDHEDRKANKHPVHKNNNWSMRRR
- the LOC120040817 gene encoding cysteine-rich, acidic integral membrane protein-like isoform X4; this encodes MKIDCLHLIPDCDCDHEDILCLIPDCDHEDRLCLIPDCDCDHEGRLCLIPDCDHEDRLCLIPDCDHEDRLCLIPDCDHEDRLCLIPDCDHEDILCLIPDCDHEDRLCLIPDCDHEDRLCLIPDCDCDHEDRLCLIPDCDHEDILCLIPDCDHEDRLCLIPDCDCDHEDRLCLIPDCDHEDRLCLIPDCDHEDRLCLIPDCDHEDRLCLIPDCDHEDRLCLIPDCDHEDRLCLIPDCDHEDRLCLIPDCDHEDRLCLIPDCDCDHEGRLCLIPDCDHEDRLCLIPDCDHEDILCLIPDCDREGRLCLIPDCDHEDRLCLIPDCDHEDILCLIPDCDHEGRLCLIPDCDHEDRLCLIPDCDHEDRLCLIPDCDHEDRLCLIPDCDHEDRLCLIPDCDHEDRLCLIPDCDHEDILCLIPDCDHEDRLCLIPDCDHEDRLCLIPDCDHEDRLCLIPDCDHEDRLCLIPDCDHEGRLCLIPDCDHEGRLCLIPDCDHEDRLCLIPDCDHEDRLCLIPDCDHEDRLCLIPDCDHEDRLCLIPDCDHEDRKANKHPVHKNNNWSMRRR
- the LOC120040817 gene encoding cysteine-rich, acidic integral membrane protein-like isoform X1 → MKIDCLHLIPDCDCDHEDILCLIPDCDHEDRLCLIPDCDCDHEGRLCLIPDCDHEDRLCLIPDCDHEDRLCLIPDCDHEDILCLIPDCDHEDILCLIPDCDHEDRLCLIPDCDHEDRLCLIPDCDHEDRLCLIPDCDHEDRLCLIPDCDHEDRLCLIPDCDHEDILCLIPDCDHEDRLCLIPDCDHEDRLCLIPDCDCDHEDRLCLIPDCDHEDILCLIPDCDHEDRLCLIPDCDCDHEDRLCLIPDCDHEDRLCLIPDCDHEDRLCLIPDCDHEDRLCLIPDCDHEDRLCLIPDCDHEDRLCLIPDCDHEDRLCLIPDCDHEDRLCLIPDCDCDHEGRLCLIPDCDHEDRLCLIPDCDHEDILCLIPDCDREGRLCLIPDCDHEDRLCLIPDCDHEDILCLIPDCDHEGRLCLIPDCDHEDRLCLIPDCDHEDRLCLIPDCDHEDRLCLIPDCDHEDRLCLIPDCDHEDRLCLIPDCDHEDILCLIPDCDHEDRLCLIPDCDHEDRLCLIPDCDHEDRLCLIPDCDHEDRLCLIPDCDHEGRLCLIPDCDHEGRLCLIPDCDHEDRLCLIPDCDHEDRLCLIPDCDHEDRLCLIPDCDHEDRLCLIPDCDHEDRKANKHPVHKNNNWSMRRR
- the LOC120040817 gene encoding cysteine-rich, acidic integral membrane protein-like isoform X3 is translated as MKIDCLHLIPDCDCDHEDILCLIPDCDHEDRLCLIPDCDCDHEGRLCLIPDCDHEDRLCLIPDCDHEDRLCLIPDCDHEDILCLIPDCDHEDRLCLIPDCDHEDRLCLIPDCDHEDILCLIPDCDHEDRLCLIPDCDHEDRLCLIPDCDCDHEDRLCLIPDCDHEDILCLIPDCDHEDRLCLIPDCDCDHEDRLCLIPDCDHEDRLCLIPDCDHEDRLCLIPDCDHEDRLCLIPDCDHEDRLCLIPDCDHEDRLCLIPDCDHEDRLCLIPDCDHEDRLCLIPDCDCDHEGRLCLIPDCDHEDRLCLIPDCDHEDILCLIPDCDREGRLCLIPDCDHEDRLCLIPDCDHEDILCLIPDCDHEGRLCLIPDCDHEDRLCLIPDCDHEDRLCLIPDCDHEDRLCLIPDCDHEDRLCLIPDCDHEDRLCLIPDCDHEDILCLIPDCDHEDRLCLIPDCDHEDRLCLIPDCDHEDRLCLIPDCDHEDRLCLIPDCDHEGRLCLIPDCDHEGRLCLIPDCDHEDRLCLIPDCDHEDRLCLIPDCDHEDRLCLIPDCDHEDRLCLIPDCDHEDRKANKHPVHKNNNWSMRRR